From one Nitrosococcus halophilus Nc 4 genomic stretch:
- the glmS gene encoding glutamine--fructose-6-phosphate transaminase (isomerizing) has protein sequence MCGIVGAVAQRDVVPILLEGLRRLEYRGYDSAGMVVIDGGSADLRRVRRRGKIVELEQGLSGAALNGPIGIAHTRWATHGEPSEANAHPHICRQTVALVHNGIIENYEELRTQQRTAGFEFTSDTDTEVIVHQIYHYLEQHNNLLAAVQNALEDLKGAYALGVISARKPDHLVAARRGSPLVIGIGIGEYFIASDVAALLPVTQRFIFLEEGDIAELTREGVTIYDARGRRVERPIRENKLRADAIERGEFRHYMLKEIFEQPRAIAETLEGRISEQRVLDEAFGPKAGEILDKIQSVLILACGTSYHAGMVGRYWLESIANIPCQVEIASEFRYRRPVVTPDTLVVTLSQSGETADTIAALKEAQRLGFGPSLSICNVPESSLVRESDLVLMTRAGPEIGVASTKAFTAQLTALLLLVIALGRRHGLAAGEEARLVFQLMLLPARVEQILQLSPAIEELSQQFAEIRNALFLGRGTHYPIAMEGALKLKEISYIHAEAYPAGELKHGPLALVDADMPVIAVAPNDQVLEKLKSNLQEVRARGGQLYVFADQAAEVKSGPGMKVLEMQPVEDETAPLIYTIPLQLLAYHVAVIKGTDVDQPRNLAKSVTVE, from the coding sequence ATGTGTGGTATCGTCGGAGCGGTTGCGCAGCGGGATGTGGTTCCCATCCTACTGGAAGGGTTGCGGCGTTTGGAATACCGCGGTTACGACTCGGCAGGGATGGTTGTCATTGATGGGGGAAGTGCGGACCTGCGGCGGGTGCGGCGGCGAGGCAAAATAGTAGAACTTGAGCAGGGCCTTTCGGGTGCCGCCCTGAACGGTCCCATAGGTATTGCTCATACGCGCTGGGCGACTCATGGCGAGCCTAGCGAAGCCAATGCCCATCCCCATATCTGTCGGCAGACGGTGGCCTTGGTTCATAACGGTATTATTGAAAACTACGAAGAACTGCGAACGCAGCAACGGACTGCCGGTTTTGAATTTACTTCAGACACTGATACGGAGGTCATTGTCCATCAGATCTATCACTACCTAGAGCAGCATAACAATCTCTTGGCGGCAGTCCAGAATGCCCTCGAAGACCTTAAAGGGGCCTATGCCTTGGGAGTGATTTCAGCGAGGAAGCCCGACCATTTAGTGGCGGCTCGCCGGGGTAGTCCCCTGGTCATTGGGATAGGGATTGGGGAATACTTTATTGCCTCTGATGTAGCCGCTCTGCTTCCGGTGACACAGCGTTTTATCTTTTTGGAAGAAGGGGATATTGCCGAGTTGACCCGGGAGGGCGTGACCATTTACGACGCCAGGGGTCGGCGGGTGGAGCGGCCAATCCGGGAAAATAAACTCCGCGCCGATGCCATAGAGCGGGGAGAATTCCGCCACTATATGCTCAAGGAAATTTTCGAGCAGCCCCGGGCAATCGCGGAAACCCTAGAAGGCCGGATTAGCGAGCAGCGGGTTTTGGATGAAGCCTTCGGGCCTAAGGCAGGAGAAATATTGGACAAAATCCAATCCGTGCTGATCCTGGCCTGTGGGACCAGTTACCACGCGGGTATGGTTGGCCGTTACTGGCTAGAATCCATTGCCAATATTCCTTGCCAGGTGGAGATCGCCAGCGAGTTTCGCTACCGTCGCCCCGTCGTTACCCCTGACACTTTGGTGGTGACTTTGTCCCAGTCAGGGGAGACCGCTGATACGATTGCCGCCCTTAAAGAAGCTCAGCGGTTAGGGTTTGGTCCCAGTTTAAGTATCTGTAATGTTCCAGAAAGCTCGTTGGTTCGAGAATCTGATTTGGTTTTAATGACACGGGCGGGTCCTGAAATTGGCGTGGCCTCCACCAAGGCTTTTACCGCCCAGTTGACAGCATTGCTACTTCTGGTCATCGCCTTGGGACGGCGTCACGGATTAGCTGCGGGGGAGGAAGCGCGCCTAGTTTTCCAGCTAATGCTTCTCCCTGCCCGAGTAGAGCAGATATTGCAGTTGAGTCCAGCTATTGAGGAACTTTCCCAGCAATTTGCAGAGATTCGGAATGCCTTGTTCCTGGGGCGGGGGACCCATTACCCTATTGCAATGGAGGGGGCCCTCAAGCTCAAAGAGATTTCTTATATTCATGCCGAGGCTTATCCTGCGGGGGAGCTAAAGCATGGTCCCCTGGCATTGGTAGACGCAGATATGCCGGTGATCGCGGTCGCGCCTAATGATCAGGTTTTAGAGAAATTGAAGTCTAACCTGCAAGAAGTTCGGGCCCGCGGTGGTCAGCTCTATGTGTTTGCCGATCAGGCTGCAGAGGTCAAATCTGGTCCTGGGATGAAGGTCTTGGAGATGCAGCCGGTAGAGGATGAGACTGCCCCCCTGATTTACACTATCCCATTGCAATTGTTGGCCTATCATGTTGCCGTGATTAAGGGGACAGACGTGGATCAGCCTCGTAATCTGGCCAAATCTGTTACTGTCGAGTAG
- the atpD gene encoding F0F1 ATP synthase subunit beta, whose amino-acid sequence MSTGKTVQIIGAVVDVEFPRESMPKVYDALRIDDVGLTLEVQQQLGDGVVRTIAMGSSDGLSRGMAVTNTGSPISVPVGAKTLGRIMDVLGDPVDEAGPVGEEERWAIHRKAPTYEELSPATELLETGIKVVDLICPFAKGGKVGLFGGAGVGKTVNMMELIRNIATEHAGYSVFAGVGERTREGNDFYHEMKESQVLDKVSLVYGQMNEPPGNRLRVALTGLTMAEYFREEGRDVLLFIDNIYRYTLAGTEVSALLGRMPSAVGYQPTLAEEMGVLQERITSTKTGSITSIQAVYVPADDLTDPSPATTFAHLDATVVLSRQIAELGIYPAVDPLDSTSRQLDPLIVGQEHYQVARSVQGNLQRYKELKDIIAILGMDELSEEDKLIVARARKIQRFLSQPFFVAEVFTGSPGKYVPLKETIQSFKGIVEGEYDHLPEQAFYMVGTIDEAVEKAKKL is encoded by the coding sequence ATGAGCACCGGAAAGACTGTGCAGATTATTGGCGCAGTAGTTGATGTGGAATTTCCACGTGAATCTATGCCCAAGGTGTATGATGCCCTGAGGATCGATGACGTGGGTTTGACCCTGGAAGTACAGCAGCAGCTTGGGGATGGTGTCGTTCGCACCATTGCCATGGGAAGCTCCGATGGTTTGAGCCGGGGAATGGCGGTGACCAATACCGGATCGCCAATCTCGGTGCCGGTGGGGGCTAAGACGCTAGGTCGGATCATGGACGTGCTAGGTGATCCTGTGGACGAAGCAGGGCCAGTTGGCGAAGAAGAGCGCTGGGCGATTCATCGTAAAGCGCCTACCTATGAGGAGCTATCCCCAGCCACGGAGTTGTTGGAAACCGGTATTAAGGTGGTTGACCTCATATGCCCCTTTGCTAAGGGGGGTAAGGTCGGCCTGTTTGGGGGTGCCGGGGTGGGTAAGACTGTCAACATGATGGAACTTATCCGTAACATTGCGACCGAGCATGCTGGCTACTCGGTATTTGCAGGCGTTGGTGAGCGTACTCGGGAAGGCAATGACTTCTATCACGAGATGAAGGAGTCCCAGGTTCTCGATAAGGTTTCCCTTGTCTATGGGCAAATGAATGAACCCCCTGGAAACCGTTTGCGAGTAGCTTTGACCGGGCTGACTATGGCGGAATATTTCCGTGAAGAAGGCCGTGACGTATTGTTGTTTATCGATAATATCTACCGCTATACCCTGGCGGGTACGGAGGTCTCAGCGCTTCTTGGCCGGATGCCCTCGGCGGTGGGTTATCAGCCTACGCTGGCGGAGGAAATGGGGGTTCTGCAAGAGCGCATTACCTCAACCAAGACGGGGTCTATCACCTCTATCCAAGCGGTCTATGTGCCTGCGGATGATCTCACTGATCCCTCGCCGGCGACGACCTTTGCCCATTTGGACGCTACGGTGGTGTTGTCCCGTCAGATTGCAGAACTTGGAATTTATCCAGCGGTGGATCCCCTGGACTCGACCAGCCGCCAGCTTGATCCCCTCATTGTGGGACAGGAGCATTATCAGGTCGCCCGGTCGGTGCAAGGCAATTTGCAGCGCTATAAGGAGCTTAAGGACATTATCGCCATTCTCGGTATGGATGAGTTGTCGGAAGAAGACAAACTTATCGTGGCCCGGGCGCGAAAGATCCAGCGTTTCCTTTCTCAGCCTTTCTTCGTGGCTGAGGTGTTTACGGGCAGTCCCGGTAAGTACGTACCCCTCAAAGAAACCATCCAAAGTTTCAAAGGTATTGTGGAAGGTGAATATGATCATCTACCGGAGCAGGCCTTTTATATGGTGGGTACTATTGACGAGGCAGTAGAAAAAGCTAAGAAACTCTAA
- a CDS encoding carbohydrate kinase family protein, translating to MEEQPLPRPFVFGEVLFDCFPDGAQVLGGAPFNVAWHLQGLGLAPLLISRVGTDEQGQQVLAAMEKWDMDCSAIQQDPIHPTGKVEVTLQGGQPSFNILPNQAYDFIDPASLLKVLSGEAPPLLYRGTLAVRSSTSRSALETLSKIGNPPVFLDLNLRSPWWQRDSMEQALHTARWAKLNDAELFTLLEERAENQEELVKLAQSVCHRFQLEWLLVTLGEKGALLVTADNQSHWAEANSVKVVDTVGAGDAFSAVMIQALLQDWPLKQALERGVDFAATVCTMQGAVTQDPQFYARAMASWQEI from the coding sequence ATGGAAGAGCAACCATTGCCGCGGCCTTTTGTCTTTGGGGAAGTGCTTTTCGATTGTTTTCCCGATGGAGCCCAGGTGTTGGGGGGAGCCCCTTTCAACGTTGCTTGGCACCTGCAAGGTTTGGGATTAGCGCCTCTGTTGATTAGTCGGGTGGGTACCGATGAACAGGGTCAACAGGTGTTGGCTGCAATGGAAAAATGGGATATGGATTGCAGCGCTATTCAACAGGACCCTATTCATCCCACAGGCAAAGTAGAGGTTACCCTCCAGGGGGGGCAGCCCAGCTTCAATATCCTCCCTAACCAGGCCTACGATTTTATTGATCCCGCTTCTCTCTTAAAAGTGTTATCCGGTGAAGCTCCTCCCTTGCTTTATCGGGGCACATTGGCAGTACGTTCTTCTACCTCCAGAAGCGCACTGGAAACCCTGTCAAAGATTGGTAATCCGCCGGTTTTCCTGGATCTTAATCTTCGTTCCCCCTGGTGGCAGCGTGATTCAATGGAGCAAGCCTTGCATACTGCTCGTTGGGCTAAGCTCAATGATGCCGAGTTGTTTACCCTCCTTGAAGAGAGAGCTGAAAACCAGGAAGAGCTGGTAAAGCTGGCCCAGTCGGTTTGCCATCGTTTCCAGTTGGAGTGGTTACTGGTTACATTAGGCGAAAAAGGGGCGTTGCTGGTGACAGCAGACAATCAATCCCATTGGGCCGAAGCCAACTCCGTTAAAGTAGTGGATACGGTGGGTGCAGGTGATGCCTTTAGCGCGGTGATGATACAAGCGCTTCTACAGGATTGGCCACTTAAGCAGGCTCTAGAGAGAGGGGTGGATTTTGCCGCTACGGTCTGTACGATGCAGGGGGCCGTGACCCAAGATCCCCAGTTCTATGCTAGGGCTATGGCCAGCTGGCAGGAGATCTAA
- a CDS encoding HAD-IIB family hydrolase: MKHPDGLYIVLISIHGLIRGHELELGRDADTGGQTKYVIELARALAENPQVSRVDLLTRRVIDPKVDRDYGESIEHLSSRAQIIRLSCGPRRYLRKEVLWPYLGSFADYALQHIRRVGRLPDVIHSHYADAGYVGLRLSGLLGIPLVHTGHSLGRVKHQRLLEGGTSKESIEARYNISQRIEAEEQALGAAALVVASTQQEVDEQYALYDNYQPKRMVVIPPGTDLERFHPPSRFWRNPPIEGQINRFLSYPRKPMILALSRPDARKNIATLIRAYGENPALRQKANLAVVAGNRDDISTMEKGPRTVLKEILLLIDRYDLYGSIAYPKHHDISDVPDLYRLAARSKGIFINPALTEPFGLTLIEAAASGLPVIATHDGGPQEILEHCKNGNLIDPLDADRMGEVLLEALSDRSRWQRWAKNGLKGAHQHYSWPGHVTKYLREVGKVIRKAKKPRLQAKKKSRLPVSEKVLVCDIDNTLTGDREGLRNLFKNLKEAGTEIGFGIATGRNFTSTLKVLKEWEIPLPDLLITGVGSQIFYGPNLVEDQSWQQHIRYRWKREAILEAMGDVPHLRFQPRSEQLPCKISYYVDPKKGIDLAAIARHLRRLDLSANIIYSHQAYLDLLPVRASKGSAVRFFCDKWGIPLEHLLVVGDSGSDEEMLSGNILGAVVGNYSPELEHLHEDPSIYFAKGHHAWGILEALEHYGFIEQERVVAAKERAI; this comes from the coding sequence ATGAAGCACCCTGATGGTTTGTACATTGTTTTAATCAGCATCCATGGGCTTATTCGCGGCCATGAGCTAGAGCTAGGCCGAGATGCCGATACCGGTGGACAGACCAAATATGTCATTGAATTGGCGCGGGCGCTTGCGGAAAATCCCCAGGTGAGCCGGGTCGATTTATTAACGCGAAGAGTCATTGATCCTAAAGTAGACAGGGATTACGGGGAATCGATAGAACATCTTTCCTCTCGGGCCCAAATTATACGCTTATCCTGCGGCCCGCGCCGGTATCTACGTAAAGAGGTCCTCTGGCCTTATCTGGGCAGTTTTGCCGATTATGCCCTTCAGCACATTCGTCGCGTCGGCCGCCTGCCCGATGTCATCCACTCCCACTATGCGGATGCCGGTTATGTGGGGTTACGCCTGTCAGGCCTGTTAGGCATCCCCTTGGTGCATACCGGACATTCCTTAGGCCGAGTAAAACATCAACGGCTTCTTGAAGGGGGGACTAGCAAGGAGAGCATTGAGGCTCGATACAATATAAGCCAACGGATCGAGGCCGAAGAGCAGGCCCTCGGTGCTGCCGCTCTGGTCGTTGCCAGTACTCAGCAGGAGGTGGATGAACAATATGCCCTTTACGATAATTATCAGCCAAAGCGGATGGTAGTGATCCCCCCAGGCACTGATCTGGAGCGGTTTCATCCCCCCTCTCGTTTCTGGCGTAATCCACCGATTGAGGGGCAAATCAATCGTTTTCTATCCTACCCCCGTAAGCCCATGATCTTAGCTTTGTCCCGGCCGGATGCGCGGAAAAATATTGCGACTTTAATCCGCGCCTATGGGGAAAACCCGGCCCTGCGCCAGAAAGCTAACTTGGCCGTGGTGGCGGGTAACCGAGATGATATCAGCACCATGGAGAAAGGGCCGAGGACGGTGCTAAAGGAGATATTGCTATTAATTGATCGCTACGATCTTTATGGCAGTATTGCCTATCCCAAGCACCATGATATTAGTGACGTCCCAGACTTATATCGTTTGGCGGCCCGGTCCAAAGGTATTTTTATCAATCCGGCGCTAACCGAACCTTTTGGCCTCACATTGATTGAGGCAGCCGCTAGTGGCCTGCCTGTTATTGCTACCCATGACGGGGGGCCCCAAGAAATATTGGAACACTGCAAGAATGGGAATCTCATCGACCCCTTGGATGCAGATCGCATGGGTGAGGTGCTGCTTGAGGCCCTTTCTGATCGCAGCCGGTGGCAGCGTTGGGCAAAAAATGGCCTTAAGGGAGCCCATCAACATTATTCCTGGCCAGGGCATGTGACAAAGTATTTGCGCGAGGTAGGCAAAGTCATCCGGAAGGCGAAAAAACCGAGGCTCCAGGCGAAAAAAAAGAGCCGCTTGCCCGTTTCCGAAAAAGTCCTGGTCTGCGATATCGATAACACCTTAACCGGAGATAGGGAAGGCCTGCGCAATTTATTTAAAAACCTTAAGGAAGCGGGTACTGAAATCGGTTTTGGCATTGCCACGGGAAGAAATTTCACCAGTACCCTGAAGGTACTTAAGGAATGGGAAATTCCTTTGCCGGATCTTTTGATCACGGGGGTAGGGTCTCAGATCTTCTATGGACCCAATCTGGTGGAGGATCAAAGTTGGCAGCAGCATATCCGTTACCGCTGGAAACGGGAGGCCATCCTCGAGGCAATGGGTGATGTCCCCCATCTCCGTTTTCAGCCCCGTAGTGAACAGTTGCCTTGCAAAATCAGCTATTACGTAGACCCTAAAAAAGGAATCGATCTAGCGGCGATTGCTCGCCATCTGCGGCGACTGGATTTGAGTGCCAATATTATTTACTCCCACCAAGCTTACCTGGATTTATTGCCGGTGCGGGCTTCCAAAGGAAGCGCGGTCCGTTTTTTTTGCGACAAATGGGGCATCCCCCTAGAGCACCTTCTGGTGGTAGGTGACTCCGGCAGCGATGAGGAAATGTTGTCCGGTAACATCCTAGGGGCGGTAGTGGGTAACTATAGCCCTGAGCTTGAACATCTGCATGAGGATCCAAGCATTTATTTTGCCAAGGGGCACCATGCCTGGGGGATTTTAGAAGCTTTAGAGCACTACGGTTTTATTGAACAGGAGAGGGTGGTAGCGGCCAAAGAAAGGGCAATATAA
- a CDS encoding F0F1 ATP synthase subunit epsilon, with amino-acid sequence MAMTMHVDVVSAEREIFSGTANMVFAPAEMGEVGIMPRHTPLLTRLKPGEVRVQRPEGQEDLFYVSGGLLEVQPHVVTVLADTAQRATDIDEAAALAAKQRAEEALRNREGEMDYARAEAELAEAIAQLRAIERVRKKLGQRR; translated from the coding sequence ATGGCCATGACTATGCATGTGGACGTTGTGAGTGCCGAGAGGGAAATCTTCTCCGGAACGGCCAATATGGTGTTCGCACCCGCAGAGATGGGTGAGGTGGGTATCATGCCTCGCCACACCCCTTTGCTGACCCGGCTTAAACCTGGGGAGGTCCGAGTTCAGCGTCCGGAAGGCCAGGAGGATTTATTTTATGTCTCCGGTGGGTTGCTTGAGGTCCAACCCCACGTGGTTACGGTGTTGGCGGATACTGCCCAGCGGGCCACGGATATTGATGAAGCCGCTGCCCTTGCCGCTAAACAACGGGCAGAGGAGGCGCTCCGTAACCGAGAAGGGGAAATGGATTATGCCCGAGCCGAAGCCGAGCTTGCTGAGGCTATTGCCCAACTCAGAGCCATTGAGCGGGTGCGCAAAAAGCTCGGCCAAAGAAGGTGA
- a CDS encoding sucrose synthase, protein MELVDFVGKHRDVVYLLLRRYLALQKPFLLRSDLIDEFDNFCDEKEVGSVLRNSPLAAMIQAVQEAAVDPEWIYLSIRPGIASWEYYRIHAEVIQIETVTISQFLEFKARLVLGPQQDEPWPLKVDMGPFNREFPRLSETRSIGRGMDFLNRHLSSQLFKELETGGQCLLNFLSVHHCRGQPLMLNDRIQDLRGLRRALRRAVDFLGGFPKAAEWEAVGHKLQELGFERGWGGTVAQMEDSFSLLMDILEAPDPGNLERFLARIPMIFNIVILSPHGYFGQGNILGLPDTGGQVVYILDQVRALEKEMRRQLKEEGLDIEPQILVVTRLIPEAQGTRCDQRLEAIVGTENAAILRVPFRSAAGEALPYWLSRFEVWPYLERYAMDVEREILAELEGSPDLIIGNYSDGNLVATLLAHRLRVTQCNIAHALEKTKYLYSDLYWRENDAQYHFSCQFTADFIAMNSADFIITSTYQEIAGDRSSVGQYESYGAYILPGLYQVVQGIDVFDPKFNIVSPGADAEVYFPYRERKRRLRGLRREIEELIWGNGRPDARGRLQDKGKPLLFTMARLDRIKNITGLVEWYGRCERLRKQVNLVVVAGYVDEAQSADSEEQAQIARMHQLMEEYELDNQVRWLGTLLQKNLAGELYRFVADSRGAFVQPALFEAFGLTVIEAMSSGLPTFATCYGGPLEIIQDEISGFHINPNHGEEAAGSIADFFERCQVEPEYWENLSQGALRRIRRRYTWDLYAERMMTLSRIYGFWKYVTNLEREESRRYLEMFYNLQFRPLAQQMEH, encoded by the coding sequence ATGGAATTGGTTGATTTCGTGGGCAAGCATAGGGACGTGGTTTACTTATTGTTGCGCCGCTATTTGGCCCTCCAAAAGCCTTTTTTGCTGAGATCCGACCTTATCGATGAGTTCGATAACTTCTGTGATGAGAAGGAGGTAGGGTCGGTACTCCGCAATTCCCCCTTGGCTGCTATGATTCAAGCCGTTCAGGAGGCGGCAGTGGATCCCGAGTGGATTTATTTGTCGATACGTCCTGGAATCGCAAGCTGGGAATATTACCGCATTCATGCAGAGGTCATCCAGATTGAAACGGTGACCATTTCCCAATTTCTAGAGTTCAAGGCGCGCCTAGTGCTCGGTCCTCAGCAGGATGAGCCATGGCCGCTGAAGGTGGATATGGGGCCCTTCAACCGGGAGTTCCCCCGCCTTAGTGAGACTCGTTCCATTGGCCGCGGAATGGATTTCCTCAACCGGCATCTTTCTAGCCAGTTATTTAAAGAGCTGGAAACAGGAGGACAATGTTTACTCAACTTCTTAAGTGTCCACCACTGCCGGGGACAACCCTTAATGTTGAATGATCGTATCCAGGATTTACGGGGATTACGCCGTGCCCTGCGCCGGGCGGTGGATTTTCTCGGTGGCTTCCCAAAGGCTGCTGAATGGGAAGCCGTGGGGCATAAATTGCAGGAGTTGGGGTTTGAGCGTGGTTGGGGTGGGACTGTGGCTCAGATGGAGGATTCCTTTAGCCTCTTAATGGATATTCTCGAAGCCCCGGATCCGGGCAATTTGGAACGTTTCCTAGCCCGTATTCCGATGATTTTCAATATCGTTATTCTTAGCCCCCATGGGTATTTTGGCCAAGGCAATATTCTGGGATTGCCAGACACGGGGGGGCAAGTGGTCTATATCTTGGACCAGGTTCGGGCTCTAGAGAAGGAAATGCGCCGCCAGCTAAAAGAGGAGGGGCTTGATATTGAGCCCCAGATTTTAGTGGTGACTCGCTTGATCCCGGAGGCCCAGGGCACCCGTTGCGATCAACGCTTAGAAGCCATTGTCGGGACGGAAAATGCCGCTATCTTGAGAGTGCCCTTTCGCAGTGCCGCTGGCGAAGCACTGCCCTATTGGCTCTCCCGCTTTGAGGTTTGGCCTTACCTTGAACGCTACGCCATGGATGTAGAAAGAGAAATTCTCGCCGAGCTTGAGGGAAGCCCGGATCTTATTATCGGCAACTACTCGGACGGAAACCTGGTGGCTACTCTCCTTGCCCACCGTCTGCGGGTGACCCAGTGTAATATTGCCCATGCCTTGGAAAAGACCAAGTATCTTTATTCCGATTTGTATTGGCGGGAAAATGATGCCCAGTATCATTTTTCCTGCCAATTTACCGCTGATTTCATTGCCATGAATAGTGCTGATTTTATTATCACCAGTACTTATCAGGAAATCGCAGGGGATCGGAGCAGCGTGGGTCAGTATGAAAGCTATGGTGCCTATATTTTGCCCGGCTTATATCAGGTGGTTCAGGGGATTGATGTCTTTGATCCCAAATTCAACATTGTCTCCCCCGGTGCCGATGCGGAAGTTTATTTTCCCTATAGGGAGAGGAAACGGCGTTTAAGGGGATTGCGTCGGGAAATCGAAGAGTTAATATGGGGCAACGGGCGACCTGATGCCCGCGGCAGGCTCCAGGATAAGGGCAAGCCGTTGTTGTTTACCATGGCGCGCCTTGACCGAATCAAGAATATCACCGGTTTGGTGGAATGGTACGGACGCTGTGAGCGGTTGAGAAAACAAGTCAATTTGGTGGTGGTCGCCGGCTATGTGGATGAGGCGCAATCGGCAGACAGCGAAGAACAGGCGCAAATTGCCCGCATGCATCAGTTGATGGAAGAATATGAATTAGATAACCAAGTACGCTGGTTAGGAACTTTGCTGCAAAAAAATTTGGCGGGAGAGCTTTACCGTTTTGTCGCTGATTCCCGCGGCGCTTTTGTTCAGCCGGCACTCTTTGAAGCCTTTGGCTTGACGGTGATAGAGGCAATGAGCAGCGGATTGCCTACTTTTGCCACTTGCTATGGGGGACCCTTGGAGATTATCCAGGACGAAATATCAGGTTTTCACATCAATCCTAACCATGGTGAAGAGGCTGCTGGCTCCATCGCCGACTTCTTCGAGCGCTGTCAAGTTGAGCCTGAATATTGGGAAAATCTTTCCCAAGGCGCATTGCGGCGGATTAGACGCCGTTATACTTGGGATCTTTATGCCGAGCGGATGATGACCTTGTCTCGCATCTATGGTTTTTGGAAATATGTGACCAACTTGGAGCGGGAGGAAAGCCGTCGTTACCTGGAGATGTTCTACAATCTGCAATTTCGCCCTCTTGCTCAACAGATGGAGCACTAA
- the glmU gene encoding bifunctional UDP-N-acetylglucosamine diphosphorylase/glucosamine-1-phosphate N-acetyltransferase GlmU, giving the protein MAVSVIILAAGQGTRMRSTLPKVLHRLAGRPLLSHVIAKARQLNPEQISIVYGHGGETVPKAIGVTDIAWVRQESQLGTGHAVAQGLPHVNPEALLLILYGDVPLVEVQTLQSLLATAGEGGIGLLTVELPHPKGYGRIIRDRSGRISKIVEEADASPEQRKIREVNTGIIAIEAGYLGQLIPKLSNNNAQGEYYLTDIIEHAIADNHRVEAVSATDPVEVMGINDRGQLARLERAYQAREAARLMGEGVSLSDPARFDLRGELEVGQDIDIDINVIFEGRVALGDGVTIGPNCYIRNAVLGEGVEVLANCVIEDATIDAYARIGPFARIRPETKLGEGVHVGNFVEIKKSTINQGSKVNHLSYIGDATIGKDVNIGAGTITCNYDGANKHHTIIEDHAFIGSDTQIVAPVKIGTGATIGAGATITRDAPPGELTLSRVPQQTRSGWKRATKNKSDG; this is encoded by the coding sequence GTGGCTGTTAGCGTTATTATCTTGGCAGCGGGGCAAGGAACCCGCATGCGTTCAACCTTGCCAAAAGTGCTCCATCGACTCGCGGGTCGGCCGCTATTGAGTCATGTGATTGCAAAGGCACGCCAGCTCAATCCAGAGCAGATTAGTATAGTCTACGGTCATGGCGGAGAAACCGTTCCAAAGGCTATTGGGGTAACCGATATTGCTTGGGTGCGGCAAGAGTCCCAACTTGGCACGGGCCATGCCGTGGCTCAGGGATTGCCCCATGTCAACCCGGAAGCATTGCTACTAATCCTTTATGGGGATGTTCCCTTGGTCGAGGTTCAGACCCTCCAAAGCCTGCTTGCCACGGCTGGCGAGGGGGGAATAGGGCTACTTACGGTTGAACTGCCGCATCCTAAGGGCTATGGCCGAATTATTCGGGACAGGTCGGGAAGGATATCTAAAATTGTTGAGGAGGCTGATGCAAGCCCGGAGCAACGGAAAATCCGGGAAGTCAACACGGGCATCATCGCTATAGAGGCTGGTTATTTAGGACAGCTCATTCCCAAGCTTAGCAATAACAATGCTCAGGGAGAATATTACCTGACAGACATTATTGAGCACGCTATTGCCGACAATCATAGGGTTGAGGCAGTCTCAGCAACCGATCCAGTGGAGGTGATGGGTATCAATGATCGCGGGCAGCTGGCTCGTTTAGAGCGCGCTTACCAGGCCCGAGAGGCGGCCCGTTTAATGGGGGAAGGGGTTAGCCTCAGTGACCCAGCCCGCTTTGACCTGCGAGGAGAGCTGGAGGTGGGACAAGATATTGATATTGATATTAACGTAATTTTTGAGGGTCGCGTAGCCCTTGGTGACGGAGTGACAATCGGGCCTAACTGCTATATCCGCAATGCAGTGCTGGGGGAAGGGGTTGAGGTGCTGGCGAATTGCGTCATTGAGGACGCCACCATTGATGCCTATGCTCGGATTGGTCCCTTTGCTCGTATCCGCCCTGAAACAAAGTTAGGTGAGGGGGTACATGTGGGCAATTTTGTGGAAATTAAAAAATCCACCATCAACCAAGGTTCTAAGGTTAATCACTTGAGTTATATTGGGGATGCTACTATCGGCAAGGATGTCAACATCGGCGCGGGTACCATTACCTGTAATTACGATGGCGCTAATAAACATCATACAATTATTGAAGACCATGCCTTTATTGGTTCAGATACTCAGATTGTGGCCCCGGTGAAAATCGGTACAGGTGCTACCATTGGTGCCGGCGCGACAATTACCCGGGATGCACCTCCTGGTGAATTAACCCTAAGTCGGGTGCCGCAACAAACGCGCTCTGGATGGAAGCGGGCTACTAAAAATAAGAGTGATGGATAA